A stretch of the Candidatus Jettenia sp. AMX2 genome encodes the following:
- a CDS encoding UPF0175 family protein, translating into MKELSIEYPEAILAILNLSPESFEQEAKIALAMKLYEMGRLSSGQAASLAGISRVAFLLLCKRYGAASVDWDREELEAEFAEDIP; encoded by the coding sequence ATGAAGGAATTGTCTATCGAATATCCGGAGGCAATATTGGCGATACTTAATTTAAGTCCTGAAAGTTTTGAACAGGAAGCAAAGATTGCACTTGCAATGAAGCTTTACGAGATGGGGCGTTTGTCGTCAGGGCAAGCCGCCTCTCTGGCAGGGATTTCACGTGTTGCATTTTTATTGCTTTGCAAACGTTATGGCGCCGCAAGTGTTGACTGGGATCGCGAAGAACTGGAAGCTGAGTTCGCTGAGGACATACCATGA
- the csm5 gene encoding type III-A CRISPR-associated RAMP protein Csm5: MSNIFEKKRLRLKVVSPVHIGSVDQKLSPFEYIQQGQYVYQISDEKLSQFLFQKRLIDAYISAVDREGRHFRLLNFFNEKRVKLTETDLLAISSGRKTRILANGIQGYRPFIRDGFGSLYIPGTSIKGVIRTAILYNVLSNYQTKDPDGFQRNIVTFIEKTEPKKFTWKSPFEWVQEKWLENFRLGDKNNRPNTDWLRMIHISDAYPSTILPETTLIPINILKKETLGWKYKTDAGQKTTIWAECIPQNTSFEFEIVWDKKLLENFKAENNNLLLPQSINEVLSNMKKWFDDIIGFEKDFAKGNNLENWYKNNNANFRVGFGSGMISTTMAMLLPEKTRKLIRNFAGKNKGEEVAPKSRRVWIKDNQTIPLGWAVMETPGDDDKTSDFKEDVSQDLQEHSAAVIRPQEDDDLMTRFTNLKANCNPEKFFNFIKSIKAGEIPSLENISFSEINEYKSFVNIGIVEKVEALEISSEIRKAVAGKMLEVIKPHKTWDDKKHEKFKKLCSMAGIKQNS, encoded by the coding sequence ATGTCAAATATCTTTGAGAAGAAACGTTTACGACTAAAAGTAGTGTCACCGGTACATATTGGAAGCGTTGACCAAAAACTCAGCCCTTTTGAGTATATTCAACAAGGACAATACGTTTATCAAATATCCGATGAAAAGCTTTCCCAATTTTTATTTCAGAAAAGGTTGATAGATGCCTATATATCCGCAGTTGATAGAGAAGGACGCCATTTCAGGCTTTTGAATTTTTTTAATGAAAAGAGGGTAAAACTTACCGAAACAGATTTGCTTGCTATTAGCAGCGGGAGAAAAACAAGAATTCTGGCAAACGGGATTCAGGGTTATAGACCATTTATAAGAGACGGGTTCGGCAGTCTCTACATACCCGGCACATCTATAAAAGGTGTTATAAGAACTGCGATTCTTTACAACGTGCTGTCGAATTACCAAACCAAAGACCCCGATGGGTTTCAAAGAAACATTGTCACTTTTATTGAAAAAACAGAACCAAAGAAATTCACATGGAAAAGTCCGTTCGAATGGGTTCAGGAAAAATGGCTTGAAAATTTCAGATTAGGGGACAAAAACAATCGCCCTAATACAGATTGGTTGAGAATGATTCACATATCCGATGCATATCCATCAACCATCCTCCCAGAGACAACCCTTATTCCCATAAATATTCTTAAAAAAGAAACCCTTGGGTGGAAATACAAAACAGACGCCGGACAGAAAACCACAATTTGGGCAGAATGTATACCCCAAAACACCTCTTTTGAATTCGAGATAGTATGGGATAAAAAATTGCTGGAAAATTTTAAGGCAGAAAATAACAACCTTTTACTGCCTCAAAGTATTAATGAGGTCTTGTCAAATATGAAGAAATGGTTTGATGATATAATTGGTTTTGAGAAAGACTTTGCAAAGGGAAACAATCTTGAAAACTGGTATAAAAATAACAACGCTAATTTTAGGGTTGGATTTGGTTCTGGGATGATCTCTACAACAATGGCAATGCTCCTACCTGAAAAAACACGAAAACTAATAAGGAATTTTGCAGGCAAAAATAAAGGTGAAGAAGTAGCGCCAAAATCCAGGCGGGTATGGATAAAAGATAATCAAACAATACCGCTTGGCTGGGCAGTGATGGAGACTCCTGGCGATGACGACAAGACTAGCGATTTCAAAGAGGATGTATCGCAGGATTTGCAGGAGCATAGTGCGGCTGTCATACGCCCACAGGAAGATGATGATTTGATGACAAGATTTACCAATCTTAAAGCCAACTGCAATCCCGAAAAGTTTTTCAATTTTATAAAAAGCATTAAGGCAGGTGAAATTCCTTCTCTGGAAAATATATCGTTTTCAGAGATAAATGAGTATAAATCATTTGTAAATATCGGAATAGTTGAAAAAGTAGAGGCTCTGGAAATATCTTCTGAAATAAGGAAGGCAGTTGCTGGAAAGATGTTGGAAGTTATCAAACCGCATAAAACATGGGATGATAAAAAACATGAAAAATTCAAAAAACTTTGCTCAATGGCAGGGATTAAGCAAAATTCCTGA
- the csm4 gene encoding type III-A CRISPR-associated RAMP protein Csm4, with amino-acid sequence MEVYIYRLEFKGPTHFGETGIDLENVGEWVSSDTLFSALINTMSNITKGDAVSEFIDKYKENPPFLLSSLFLYNNNTYFLPRPMYDDHIPAELKREKGKVLKKIKWLSTNRFQQWMNNTNLSESDLSDMESSQKSYKEAFSTEIRPRVSLDRITQSSNIYHCGYVHFRENAGLYGLVAFNDLSLVEKVKELLTILGETGLGGERTYGCGTFKLICPEKVSGVFKEILESKTSRYTLLSLYHPAEDEKGNLSNRFIAYDVIRKCGWITTGRYALPLKRKSVGFIREGSVSKAIIKGTLVDVTPDNPPPETLTHKIYRYGYAFTVPLGR; translated from the coding sequence ATGGAAGTTTACATTTACAGGCTGGAATTTAAAGGTCCGACCCATTTTGGTGAGACAGGCATAGACCTTGAAAATGTGGGTGAATGGGTTAGCTCGGACACCCTGTTTTCTGCCCTCATTAATACAATGAGCAACATTACTAAAGGAGATGCTGTCTCTGAATTTATTGATAAATACAAAGAAAACCCTCCCTTCCTTTTAAGTTCCCTCTTTCTCTATAACAATAATACATATTTCCTGCCACGTCCTATGTATGATGATCATATTCCAGCAGAATTGAAAAGGGAAAAGGGTAAAGTGTTAAAAAAGATCAAGTGGCTTTCTACAAATAGATTTCAGCAATGGATGAACAATACCAATTTGAGTGAAAGTGATTTAAGTGATATGGAATCCTCTCAAAAGAGTTACAAAGAGGCCTTTTCAACTGAAATAAGACCACGGGTATCACTGGATCGAATAACACAAAGCAGTAATATTTATCATTGTGGCTATGTGCATTTCAGAGAGAATGCCGGTCTTTACGGGCTTGTGGCTTTTAATGACCTTTCTCTTGTTGAAAAAGTTAAAGAATTATTAACAATTCTGGGTGAAACGGGACTTGGAGGCGAAAGGACGTATGGTTGCGGGACTTTTAAATTAATCTGCCCTGAAAAGGTATCTGGAGTTTTTAAGGAAATATTAGAATCCAAAACTTCAAGATACACATTACTGTCCTTGTATCATCCTGCCGAAGATGAAAAGGGAAACCTTAGCAACAGGTTTATTGCCTATGACGTAATAAGAAAATGCGGCTGGATAACAACGGGCAGATATGCGCTTCCACTGAAGCGAAAATCTGTTGGGTTTATCAGAGAAGGCAGTGTATCTAAGGCAATAATAAAAGGTACGCTGGTAGATGTAACGCCTGATAATCCACCACCTGAAACGCTAACCCATAAAATTTACCGTTACGGATATGCCTTTACTGTTCCATTGGGGAGGTGA
- the csm3 gene encoding type III-A CRISPR-associated RAMP protein Csm3, whose protein sequence is MQTERILLGKVIISGTLECLTGLHIGASKENMEIGAIDSPVVRDPVTREPYIPGSSLKGKLRALLEKALCLIDRRDIGTRNNPVKIHVCEDAAKAHNCQLCRIFGSTGYNGGKNFPARLIVRDLRLTAESRDKLEDIDTGLQYTEWKFENAIDRITSAANPRQLERVPRGAEFDFELIYNVEDVNQMKEDIENIKLAISITEADALGGHGSRGYGKVKFNIKGIAGKTIEGFKDKTLVIGNKTIDSVERIKDIYELFQNKKTESQTPVAAST, encoded by the coding sequence ATGCAAACAGAAAGAATTCTTTTAGGTAAAGTTATTATTTCAGGTACACTTGAGTGTCTCACGGGTTTGCATATCGGGGCATCAAAAGAAAATATGGAAATAGGGGCTATCGATTCCCCGGTTGTGAGGGATCCTGTAACCAGAGAGCCTTATATTCCGGGTAGTTCTTTGAAGGGGAAGCTCAGGGCATTACTTGAAAAGGCGTTATGTTTAATAGATCGTAGAGATATAGGAACAAGAAACAATCCAGTGAAGATTCATGTATGTGAAGATGCTGCAAAAGCCCATAATTGTCAGCTTTGTAGAATTTTTGGTTCTACCGGATATAATGGCGGCAAAAACTTTCCAGCACGCCTTATAGTAAGAGACCTCAGACTTACTGCCGAAAGTCGTGATAAGCTTGAAGATATTGATACAGGACTTCAATACACAGAATGGAAATTTGAAAACGCAATAGACAGGATTACTTCTGCTGCAAATCCCAGGCAATTAGAGAGAGTGCCTCGTGGTGCGGAATTTGATTTTGAACTGATTTATAATGTAGAAGATGTAAATCAAATGAAGGAAGATATTGAAAATATAAAACTTGCAATAAGCATTACTGAAGCAGACGCACTGGGAGGGCATGGTTCAAGAGGGTACGGAAAAGTAAAATTTAACATAAAAGGGATAGCAGGAAAGACTATAGAAGGCTTTAAAGATAAAACTTTAGTAATTGGAAACAAAACGATAGATTCCGTTGAACGGATAAAAGATATTTATGAATTATTTCAGAATAAAAAGACAGAAAGCCAGACGCCGGTTGCTGCATCAACTTAG